ACTTCACCGACCCCGTCTCCCAGAAGAAGATGCACGGCACCCGCTTCTACGACGGCACCACCTTCCACCGCGTCATCCCCGGCTTCATGATCCAGGGCGGCGACCGCAAGGGAGACGGCACCGGCGACGGCGGCTACTACTTCGACCAGGAGATCGTCCCCGGCCTCGTCTTCGACGTGCCCGGCCGCATGGCCATGGCCAACGCCGGTCCCAACACCAACGGCACCCAGTTCTTCATCACTGAGGCCCCCCAGCCCGATCTGGACGGTAAGTACAACATCTTCGGCCAGTGCGACGCGCACTCCGTCCTGCTCGTCGCCTCCATCGCCCGCGTCGACCGCGACCCGCAGGACAAGCCCGCCACGCCGGTCACCATGACGCACGTCACCATCGTCCGCGACGGCCAGCCCATGCCGCCCGAGCCCGCTGCTGCATCTACACCAGCAGCAGCGTCATCTGGAGCCACAGCGCCCGCAGCCCACTAACTTTCTTTCGTCCTGCAACCTTGCAGTCGATCCACAACCGTCCGGCTCGAACCCGCGCCCTAACCCGCAAGGAGAACACCGAAATGCCAACCAAGCCCGGCACCTACGCAACCTTCAAGACCAGCGAAGGCACCATCGTCTGCGAGCTCTTCGAGAAGGACGCTCCCGAGACCGTCAAGAACTTCATCGGCCTCGCCGAAGGCACCAAGGAGTGGAACTCGCGCTCGAAGAAGGGCGATAAGCTCTACGACGGCACCATCTTCCACCGCGTCATCCCCAGCT
This is a stretch of genomic DNA from Granulicella sp. WH15. It encodes these proteins:
- a CDS encoding peptidylprolyl isomerase translates to MILFRKASFVPGALLAPFLLLPHPALAQATTPTAPPPAQEPAAAPATAPADQFPDSPGAAAAPKPSLTPSGPTVVIDTTMGRLTCKLFDKEAPITSANFIGLAEGSKDFTDPVSQKKMHGTRFYDGTTFHRVIPGFMIQGGDRKGDGTGDGGYYFDQEIVPGLVFDVPGRMAMANAGPNTNGTQFFITEAPQPDLDGKYNIFGQCDAHSVLLVASIARVDRDPQDKPATPVTMTHVTIVRDGQPMPPEPAAASTPAAASSGATAPAAH